ACTAACAGGCAATAACGGAAACGGGACTTTAGGTAGATGCACTTTATACACACGATGACCTAACACAGCAAAGGGGTATAAGGAATGCACATTATCGAAACCGTTTTCTTTGGCCTCCCGATCTATCTTCCACCAAATCTCAGAAGCACTCAAAGATGATGCGAAATACTCGGGAATCTGTTTCCTAAGTTTCAAAAGATATTCCATCCCGAAATCCAATTCAGGATTTCTCTTCAAAGAGGAGGAATAACCTATATCTCCGATATATCCGTCAACTACGGGAGATACATCTAAGATAAAGGATTCGTCTTCGGTTAATCTTTTTTTGCCGGGATGAAACTGAGTGAATCGTTTGTATCCGTCAAACCTGGCATGTTCGCCGAACCAGGCAAAGGGGCGATGTAGGAACACCTTCACTCCATGATCCCTTAAGAACATATCCATACGTTTGGCGGTCTGGTATTCCGTCCATCCTTCCCGCATTTCCTTTTCAATCTCGGTAACACATCGGTAAGCAAGTCTCTGTGCTTTTAGAAAACCAGCTTTCTCTTCTTCACTGGGAGTCTTGATTGATTCGGAACTGTATCTTGAAATCTTTGAAGAGAGTTTGGATAAGAATCCTCTTTGTGTTTGTATTGGCATAAATTCTTCCCTAGGTTTGAATAGAGAAAGAATAGCAGTATCGAAGTTCTTTAGATTGAATGAATCCGGTATTTTTAAAAAATTTCAAAAAAAAAGTATCAATCTGATTCGCAAAACCTAACTTCAATTGATTTGATACGACCGAAAAAAACGGATGGCGTGAATCCGAAATTTTCCTTAAATGTGCGGGAAAAATGGGCAGAGTCGGAAAACCCGCTGGCATGAGCAACTTCTGTTAAATTAGCTCCTTCCTTTAGATGTTTCACTGCATTTAAGATCCTGACCCATAATAGATACCGTCTGAGTGGGATTCCCAAATTTTCTTTGAAGAGACGGATCAATCTATCCTCCGAAATGGAAAAATCTTTTCCTATCTCTTTCATGCGAATGCTATCGGGAAGTTCCGTTCTGATTTTATGTGCGATCTTTCGGATTCTTTGGTCTATGTTTTTTTCCAAGTTTTGAAAAGGGCGTACGCATTGCAGTAATTCCAAATGCAATTCCCAAGCTTCACTATCGCTCAAGTTTCCATAATACAAATCCCATAATCTTTCCATCAAAGGAAGAAAGTTTGAAACTTCCAAACGTTTCACTTCCCCCATTTTTGCAAAATCGGAGATCGATCCGTATTCATATGTTTCCGGATCAATCAACAATGAAATCATTCTTACACCGGGAGAAACGGTTCGATGATAGGTATTCGGACCGACCAAGGCAACACGGTATTCTTCTTTCCCTTTTTTCGTTTCGATACTGATATTTTTGTCCAAAGAAATTGCTAAGGTAGCGGCATAATGTTCGTGAAAATCGGTTTGCATCGCGTTTGTCGCGTAGATCACACGGCTATTCCAAAGATAAAGGATGTCCTTATGAGGTAAAAAATTCTTTGAATCCAATTATGCTTCCATTGTTTCGGCGAGAAAAAATCCTTTCGGTTCCGAAACAATGATTCTGGGATGGAAAGCGGCTTTATCAACAAAAAAAGAGGGAAAGACGGGAACAAATCATCCGTTATCATTCACGATAATTTGTATCTTACCATCAGTCATATGTTGACTGTAATAAGCGTAGGCTTCCGCAGCTTGTGTCAAATCGAATAGACGTTGGATCTTTGGTTTGAACATTCCATTCACGTTACCGATCACTTCCCTGGACAACCGGAATCAGGAAAGAAGAGAAAGGGAATTAACGTAATATCCGAATTCACCAAACCCCTGTTAACTTTTACAAGAACTTGACCGGGACCAGGCTTAGGAACATCTATTTCGGTGAGTTTTATATATTTTTTGATTTCGTCCGGATTGGAAATTGCGTCTTCCGGCAATGGACCTAGTTGGTGTAGTGCTTTCATTTTGATGGGAACATTGTATTTCATCGGTTCATTCTCAAAAAATTCACTTTTTCTCTGCAAACACGAGCAAGTTACCATCAATATCTTTGAGTAACGCTGTTTGATTTCCGTTTTGACTGATAAGAATTCCTCCCTCTTGCACAACCTTATTCACCGCTGCATTCAAATCTCGAACCAGAAAACCCGTTGCAACCCTTCCCTTCTCAGACTTGTTAAGCGGTCCCTTGGAAGAAAATTGATTGTAAGTGAAAACTTCGAAAGTAGGACCGCCCTCACTATAACCTGGTAACGTGACATGTCTACCACGCACTTTAGCTCCACTTACACCAGTTAGTCTCTCTATAAAATCCCCTTTATAATCCCGCTCAAATCCGGTCGCAGACGTGCTTAGTATTTTGGTATAAAAAACAACCGTTTTGCTCCAATCCGCCGAATTTATGTTAACGTGTAAAAAACGAATCATGTCTGTTTCCGGTGGAGATAACTTGAAGTTGGTGCGTATGAGAGAATTCAAACTACGGTAAATCGTTTTCGGAGTCAAAGGAGTTGGAAACGGCAGATGTATCTCGAATACATTCCCGTCTGGGTCGGTTGCATACGCTGCAGGAACTTTTTCCAAATCTTCAAAGGTGCTGAGTATTTTCCCCCCATTCTTTAAGATTTGTTTGATGAGACCGGGGATATTATCACTTTCAAAACAAATATGCGCATAACCCAAATCATTTGCCAAAGGCGGCTTTGCATCCGATTTATCTATCTTTCCAATCGTAATGAGTGGTCCTCCTTCCCTGTATCCAGGTGTTTTCAGAGATATGAAATCTTTTTCCGAACCTACCAGATTCCATTCGTATCCTGATTTTATTTTTTCGGCTCCGAAAACATTCCGATAGAAATCGGAAAGACGCTCAGGATCGGGGCTGTTTATGATCACCGTTGCATAAGAAAAATCGGAATTCTCTATCGCATGATAATCACTTTGTGAAGCGGTAATTCCCCACCAAACAGAGACAATAGCGACTAAAATAATTATTATAATTGAAAACTTTTTCATTTTGATCCGGCTCCTGTATTTGCTACATTCGATTTTGAAATAACCGAGTCAATCGGCAAGTAATGAATACCGGTGTTGTCTTTATAAAAACTCGGCAAAAACAATTTGTTCCCTCCCGGGACGACCACGGATATATCGAGAACTTTGGAACCGTTATGATGACTAAATGCGATCACTTTACTCGCATCAGGTGACAAAGCGAAAAATCCTGTACCCTTGGATTTAGGTAGCCATTTTGCAGGAATACGAAGAATTGCCGGTTTGATCCAGGGATTTGCATGCATCCAAGTCATTAGTCCCGTGCGATCCTTAATCAATGCAACCCATATTCGCCCCGATGAATCTCTATCCAATCCATCCGGCAAACCGGGAAGATTGTCCCAAAGTACATCGTAACTTCCCGAAGTCGGACCGGAAAGATGCGCGCGACCAATCCGAAAATTAACAGTCTCGCTGATAAGCAAACTAACTTCTGTTCCTTGCTTATCGTATTCGATCAGGATTCCGTCTGCGAAAATGATATTTTCAACAACAAGACCGATACTTTTGGAAATGGTATCATAACGCCAGACTCTGCCGTTTCGGGCCAATGTAATTCCCTCGGCAAATGCTCCGAGACCGGAAGAAGCTTTGGGATTACTGAACGGTTCGGTGATATATACATGACGTCCGTCTTTAGAAACCGCCAGATCGTTACAGAACTGAAGTTGGCGACTGCCGTCTCCCGTTAGATCCGTTACTTTTGTTTCTTTGAACGGCTCGGGGTATACGATTACCCGATCATTGCCTACTGAATTAGGAATTTCCAGACCATCTTCACGCATAATTCCAGTTAGCGGAACACGAGTTACCACTTCTGAAAATTTTTTGGTGCCAAGGTCCAGACTGTACAATCCGGGACCTTTCTCATAACTGTTATAATCGAGACGAGCCATACAAAAATAAACCTGATCGTCTTTGCCGGGAACAATATGCGCCCCTGTAGGTGAAACAGGTGACTTCGCCAATTTTTCGGCCTTCTCCGTTTTTAAATCAACGAGCCAAATCCATTCATCTCTAGCACTAACAAGTATTTTGTCGGAACCCTTCAGCGGTAAAATTTCATCATGGCCCGGTATTTCGCGAACAAGGCTGATGACGTCCGAAGAAATAACATCTCCTATATCCGCTTTCGTCAATTCCTCGGGAATTTTTTCCATGAAACGCGGACCCGTCGGCTCGTAATAAGAAGGAGGTGCCGATGTTACCCAGATCGTTAAACCGGAGAGGCAAATTACCGTTAATATAATGCTCGTTTTTTTCATTCTCTTTATCCTAATTTTTTTAAATCAATTCGGTTCATTTCATCAATTCGTCTTTCCGGTTTTGGTTTCGGTAATCGATAGATCGATTACACCCATGCAGAATCATGATATCGGCAAAGTTCAAGCCGGTTGCCTTGACTGGAATTCGTACTTCCCCCAAAGCAGGGAAAAGATCCGATCCCTCTTCGGTCTTGGGAACTTCCGGTCCCCCTTTTTTCATGGTCAATATTTTTCTCATTAATACCTGTCTACCGTTTGAATCAGTAAGTTTCGAAACACCCGAACTATAGAGTAACATGAATTGCATATCCTTTGCTTGAACGAATCCGGTATCCTTAGGATAATCTGTAAATTTTAGCAGGAAAATATCATTTTAGATTGTCTCTATATATCAAGTATATAGGGTTCATCGAAATGGATTTAAATTGGTTGGCTTGGTCTTATCATTCTGTCGGAGTTTTTGCAGCAAATCTAATCTGTGCGATACTCGCTATTTTTCTATTAAGCAAAAAAAATAAAACACCTACGACTTGGTGGCTTGCAGCGATGTTCTTAGGTTATAACTTTATGCTATTCGGGTATGTCCTGGCATATTCCGTAAATGCGAGCTGGGGCGCATACCATCGGTTTTTTACCAGCTGCGCTATGTTCGGAAATGCGGGAATGATCGGATTCGTCTATACGTTTCCAAGACTTGATCAACCGAAAGAAGCTAAAATTGCGATACCTCTCTCATTGACAATACTTTTGATTGCCTTTACCGATCTTGTCTATACCGGAGCCCGGCTGGACATCATCTACAATTTCACAGCACATTTTTATACTTTCGATTACGGTGCACAGCACGCAGTCGTATTGCTTTTGACTCAAATATTTCCCCTAACCATACTCATCCGCAAAACAATCCGATATTCTACTTACGGCGGATTTTTTTCAAAATGGCTTTCCAAACCGAAATCTCTTTCGGAATATCCGATGTTTCTTTTCTCCAGGTTTTGTGTCGGCTGGATCAAGTTCATAAATCCGAAAGGAGAAGATGCGAAAGCTTGCAAAAGTTTTGCAAAAGCGATCATCATCTTTCTATTCATCGCTGTCCTAAACGTATTGAATAAATCCGGCCTTGTTACATACGATTTATATGCATTCGGGTTTGCAAATATAACACTCATTATCTGCTTTTACTTTGTAATCACTTACCTCAACAATTCTCCCGAACCTACTACGTTTATGGTGAAATTGGTCGGAGTGAGTCTCGTAACAGTTCTTCTTGTCCTTGGGTTTGTGGGCAATATCACACTTTCTCTCAGCGAAGAAGAATATGATACTCAGAAGCGGGCGGAAATTTTAGGTTCCAAACCTTTTATATTGAACAAACAGTATGATCAAATCGCCGAAGACATCGAATACATCATTCGCAAGCCGGTAGATGCGGATCCATTTAACGAAAACTTAAAAATCGAATTCAATCGTCATCCGGATCAACTGAACATTGATAAAGTATTATCGGAACAAAAAAAAGTCAGAAATTTCACTCTCAAGGAATTACTGACTGAGATTTTGAAAAAGAACGGTCGCAATCTAAAAAAAGATATCCCCACTCCCGAGGAAGAAGACGAAGCTTTGTCTCGCTTCAGCAAAACTAGGGCCTATAAGAACCTGAATAGTTCTTCGCAGATCAATTTAAACCGCCTTTACAGAACAGCTGACAAACGTTATACACATTTCGACCTTATAACGAAAAACGCAAAATACGAAGTTGGATTTTCATACGATGAATATCGGAAACACACGCATAAAAATACCGTTAAACTGATATACATCATATTCTCAACCTCACTCCTCATTCTGATTATTTTCCCGAGATTTTTTCATTCCAGTCTTGTCAAACCTCTGAACGACCTGCTTTCCGGTGTCACCAAAGTGAACGAAGGCAATCTGGATATTCAAGTTCCTATCAAAGTTCAGGATGAAATCGGCTACCTTGCCGGGTCTTTCAATTCGATGGTAAGCTCCATAAAAGAAGCAAGAAAAGATTTGGAAGACTATGCAGTCAATCTCGAAGAAAAGGTGAAAGACAGAACCAAAGAAGTCCAGGAAAAAATGGACGAAGTCCAAAAGTTGAAAATTCAGCAGGACGGTGATTACTTTCTTACCTCCCTACTCGCCAAACCTTTATTTTTCAATGCCAATAAATCGAAGTTAGTTCCTACCGAATTCGTGATTCATCAAAAAAAGAAATTCGAATTCAAAAGCAAAACCGCAGATTTGGGTGGAGATATCTGTATCACAGGAACGTTAAAATTCGGAAAACCGGACGATTACAAAACCTACATCATGGCCTTAAACGGAGATGCAATGGGGAAATCCATGCAAGGAGCCGGCGGAGCATTGGTAATGGGTGTTGTATTCAATGCAATCATGTCCCGCTCCGCATCCAATAAAAAAGTTTTGGACATGAAGCCGGAAGAATGGCTCACAGATATTTATAACGAAGTAAATTCAGTATTCAAATCGTTTAACGGAACTATGGTGATTTCCGCGACTGTTTTGCTCATCGAAGAAAAATCGGGAGAGATGTTGTATTTCAATGCGGAACACCCAGCCAGCATTCTCTACCGGGACGGAAAGGCGAGTTTCATAGAACAAGAGTTACTTTTAAGAAAATTAGGCCAGGAATCCGAATTCAGTTTCCAAGTGTATAGATATCAGTTGGAACCCGGAGATATAATCATTCTCGGTTCCGACGGGCGCGACGATATAGACCTAACGCCGAATTCGGGAACAAGAACGATCAATGAAGATGAATTTGCAATTCTCAGAATTATCGAAAAAACAAAGGGAAATATTTTCGAAATCGAAGGAGCATTGAAAGAGATCGGAGACATCACGGATGACTTGTCTTTTCTACGAATTGATTTTCAAGGCCAGGAGACCCGGGAAGAAATTCAAAACATTCAAGAACAACCTGTCTCTTCCAAATTCGAAGAACAGGAACTCGAAATCAGAGAGGATGAAGACGCACTTCTGGACATTACCGAAGTATATCGAAGAAGCAAACAATTGTACCGCGAAGGACAGGTGAATGAAGCTCTCACAGTTCTGACAAAAGCTCATTCCGTTGAACCGAATAATCAAAAGTTGAACAAATTGTTCGGACTTATGAGTTTCAAAGGAAAGGATTATGCAACTGCTGTGGAAGTAATCAATCATTACTTGCAAATGGATCCGGATACGGAAGAGATGTGGTATTATTTATCTTTGTCTCAAAAGAAGATGGGAAGGTATTTATCCTCTCTGGAAGCATCCAAACGAGTTTACCAATTGCATCCGGAGAATATAAACAACCTGGTCAACTTATCCGACCTAAATCGCCTAACTGGAAATTACGAGGAGGCAAAGGTTCTTTCGGAGAAAGCATTGGAACTCGATCCGGAAAATCAGAACGCCAGAAAAATACTTAAATATTTGGAAAAAATTTAATCCCGATATTTTCCTGCTAAGAATAAAATGCAAAATTCTTAGCAGGATAGTATAACAAAACGTTAACGAATATATGGCGCCGTGTCCGGTTTCTAATGCTCTCCCGTAAGCTTTAATCCCATAACACCGATTACAATCAAACTGACTGACAATACCCTCCAAAGACTGGAAGATTCACCGAATACGATAATGCCCAACAAAAAAGCTCCTGTGGCACCGATTCCGGTCCATACTGCGTAAGCCGTTCCCATCGGAATTGTTTTTTGAGCGTACCAAAGCAAAAACACACTGATGATCATGGAAAAAATGGAAAATCCGATCCAAGGGATTTTATATTCACTCGATTCCGAAAGTTTGATTCCCAAAGGCCAACCTATTTCAAATACTCCGGCCAGGATTAACACGATCCAATTCATTTTTTTCTCCAGAGACCATCTTTTTAAGGGCCAATTTAGGGTCAAACCGACCTTTCTTTTCCATGTGGAACGAAGAACAACTGGCAATCATCGAGTCCAAAGCAAATAGAAAACAAGTAATCGCAGCGGCAGGTTCGGGCAAAACATCTACCATGATCGGACTTTTGGAAGAACAAGAAAGAAGAAGGACCATCCTACCCCAAAGAACTTTGATCGTTACCTTTACAAACAAAGCAACCGACGAGTTCAGAGATCGAACAATCACAAAACATTTGTCAAACGAATATAGAATTTCCACTTTCCATGCGTTCTGTTTTCAATCGCTCCGAAGACTTCACCCTCATTTCAAAGAAAGAGGAATCCTGATTTTAACCGACGTCGAAAAAGACAAACTTTCCAGAGATATCCTCAACAAACATAAATTCAAGATAGGAGGGATTCCTTTTTCCATTTTGTTCAGCCGAAACGGAAAATTATTCAAAAAGGAATTTCCCGAAGTCTATGAAAGCTATCAAAACGAATTACTGGAATACAAACAAAAAGAACAAAAATTCGAATTTGACGATTTGATTACTACGGTTCTATCGGAATTGGAATCCGGAGAGAGCTGGACCAAGGAACTGACAAATGAATTCGATTCCGTAATTGTTGATGAGTTTCAGGACACGGACTGGTTTCAATTAAGAATATTAAAAAAAATGAATATAGAAAATATGACGATCGTTGGCGACGACTGGCAGGCGATATACGGATTTCGGGGAGCTACACCGGAACCATTCTTATCTTTTCCTGAACATTTTCCCGATACGAAAGTATTTCAATTATGCAAAAACTATCGTTCCTTAAAAGGAATCATCGACCTTTCCGTTTTACCCATCCTAAGAAATAAAAACAAAATCACAAAAGAAGTGATCTCTCACAGACAAGGAGAGATGTTTTATCTATCTCTTGTGATGGAACATCCCAAAAGGGATCGGCAGATCATTAAAGAAAAACTCAAAACCTTTTTTGATACCGACCCGGAAACAGTTCTGCTCGTCAGATCCAATTTCAGAAGAAGAGAATGGATCGAATCGGGAATTTCCCCGGACAAGGTGCTGACAATCCATGCATCCAAAGGGCTTGAATTCGGAACGGTCATCACGGATATCAGCTCCGGCTGGAACCTAACAGGAGAATCCGATGAAAACGATATGGAAGAGGAAAGAAGAATCTTATACGTTGCTCTTTCCCGTGCAAAAGACAAACTCATCCTCCTCGGAAAAGAAAAATCCGAATCTAAAAAAGGACTGGAAGACGAACTATTCCGTTATTTTCCGAAGGCCGATACAAGAACAAAAGGCGCTTTACGCCTCCCTTTCCTATGGGGAAATGGTAAAACATTCGGGGGATTAGCTCAGCTGGTTAGAGCGCTACCTTGACATGGTAGAGGTCGCTGGTTCGATCCCAGTATCTCCCAAATGATTTTGTAAAGTACCTTCCCGTTCACTTTACATTTCATCCCCCTGTTTGCCCAGCTGCATTTTTTTATCCTAATCCAAATCTAACAATCAGTAGTCGGCTACAGCTTCCGACAACAAGATCTTGCTCGGAGTCATGTTGAGCAAGTCGTCCCATAGGCACAGCAAGAGCAGTACTAAAAGGAATTTCGTGAACTTCCCGCGGCATAAACCGTTCATTATGCACTGCTTCTTTATCGCTAATTTAATTCTGTGCTGGAATTCCATCGTCCTTAAGGGCTTCTGTGGCATCACCTGCAAAAAAAGACATTTACTACTACCCAGGAATGCTACAAAAACTCGGTATTTATTTGTCCGCTTTGGCCTAGCGGAACGACCAGAACTTCTCACCTAATTTTAACGACGACCTTTCCTTTTGCACGTCCGCTTTCAACATAAGCCATAGCTTCATTCGTTGCTTCGAATGGAAATACCTTATCTATAACCGGACGTATAATACCGGAATTGATGAGAGAAGTGATCTCACGCAATTGATTTCCGTTTGCTCTCATAAAGAGAAAGGAATAGTGTATGTTAAATCTTTTTGCCTTTTTCCTGACACTAAAACTCAAAAGTCGCATAATCAATCTCACCAACCACGGCGCCTGAATTTCTTCCGCAAAATCCGGATCAGGCGGTCCGGAGATAGAGATAAGCTTTCCTCCCGACTTCAGTACTCTTATAGATTTTTCAAGAGTCTTTCCGTCTTGGCTATTCAAAACAACATCGTAATGACTCAGAACTTTTTCGAAATCATCTTTCTTGTAGTCGATCACAACATCTGCTCCGAGGCTCTTTACCAAATCCATATTGGGGGTACTTGTCGTTGTTGCTACGGTTGCGCCCAAATGTTTTGCCAATTGAATCGCAAATGTTCCTACACCGCCAGAGCCCGCCTGAATGAAAACTTTTTGTCCTTTCTGTAAATTAGCTTTTTCAACTAGCGCTTGCCAGGCGGTCAAACCAACCAGAGGTATGGAAGCTGCTTCTTCCATAGTGAGTGCTCTAGGTTTAATAGCAAGGTCCTGCTCTTTCATTGCAATTAACTCTGCAAAAGCACCGATTCTATAGTCAGCTGGTCGTCCATAAATCTCGTCCCCCACTTTAAATTGTGTTACACTGGATCCTACTTTAAGCACAACTCCTGCCACGTCATGGCCCAATACAAACGGTGTTTTATAAGACAAAATGAGTTTGAACTCTCCGTTTCGAATTTTGGAATCCAGAAGATTGACTCCGGCGGCCGCAACCCGAATCAATACTTCGTCTTCTTGCATCTCCGGATCCGGTATTTCAATCGATTTCAATCGTGTTTTCTTTCCGTAATGACCGACAATCTGTGCTTTCATTTAATTTTCCTTAATACTAAAATATGTTTGCTGTTACTGTTTTTTTTAGTTCACATTCTTGGGGCTAAATTTTGATTGTAAAATGCAAGTAACACTACACTAAAAGACTTGCAAAATGCAAGTAATAAAGAAGTTTTTTATGACCCAAATAAAAAAAAGATCAGATTGCCCGATTAGTTGCTCCCTCGATATGTGGGGAGACAAGTGGTCCCTATTGATCGTCAGGGACCTGATGTTTGCAAAAGAATGTACCTATGGCGATTTCCTAAAATCAGAGGAAGGAATAGCCACCAACATTTTAGCGTCAAGATTACAGACGTTGGAAGAAAATAAGATCATAGAGAAACATGATCATCCCGATAGCAAAGCAAAAGTGTTATATAAGTTAACTCGAAAAGGAATAGATTTGCTTCCCATACTGATTGAAATAAACCTATGGGCTGAAAAATATTCATCCATACCCGCAGATAGAAAAGCGATGTTGAAAGAGGTGAAGAAGGACAAGCCCGGGTTCATCAAAGCAATGACCAAAGAATTAGAGCGGACGTGACCTTTAAGCAAACCATGTCCAATATTTGCTGACCAAACGCAAAGGTTACGATTGGTCAGCGAATAGATATGGCATTTTAGTTTTATTTACGTTTGGTTCACTCTCTTCAAAATTGCGCCTTCAAAAATATTATAGGCATACTGTTGTAGCGCCAGAAAAATCGATGCACCTTTTCCTACAGGATAACTGAATTTAGGCGTTCTTTTGCCAACGATATTCATTACCTTGTCTACGACAGGTTCAGGACCTGGGGCTTTATCGAATTCCCTTTTCGTGAATGCTGAAATCTTTTGTCGGTATAAATCGTATTCATTTATGCTCCCGGTTGCTCTAGCTGCATTTTCACCAATATTGGTTTTGAAACCCATCGGCTCCACCATACACACCTTGATGTTAAATTGATTCAATTCAAATCTGAGTGCTTTAAAATATCCTTCCAAAGCATGTTTAGAGGCAGAGTAGTAAGCGACATTAGGAAGACCGATTAAACCTAAGAAAGAACCGATTGTGATGATTTTTCCTTGTCTTTGTTTTCTGAAATAAGGCAATAACTCATTTGTGAGCTTGACTGTTCCCCAAAAGTTTGTTTCCAACTGCTGTTTTCCCAATGCAACTGAGGTCTCTTCGGCAAGCCCTGTTACCAAATAGCCGGCATTATTGATGAGCACATCGAGTCGATCGATTTGGCTGAATAGTTGCTTGCCGAAAGATTCAATCGAGTTGTCATCGGAAATGTCCAACGGTAATAATTTGAAAGGCAACTGGGATTGGTATTTTTTCGGATCACGGCTCGTACCAATTACATGATAACCATTTTTATGCAGCCTGCCTGCGATAAGGAGTCCAATACCGGAAGATGCCCCTGTTACTAGAATTGTTTGTTTCATTTTTCTGGCGCCCACTATATTACTTTCAATATACAAGTAATATTCGCATAAATCCACTTGCAAAATGCAATCACTTTTTAATTATTTCAATG
The nucleotide sequence above comes from Leptospira kobayashii. Encoded proteins:
- a CDS encoding SpoIIE family protein phosphatase; its protein translation is MDLNWLAWSYHSVGVFAANLICAILAIFLLSKKNKTPTTWWLAAMFLGYNFMLFGYVLAYSVNASWGAYHRFFTSCAMFGNAGMIGFVYTFPRLDQPKEAKIAIPLSLTILLIAFTDLVYTGARLDIIYNFTAHFYTFDYGAQHAVVLLLTQIFPLTILIRKTIRYSTYGGFFSKWLSKPKSLSEYPMFLFSRFCVGWIKFINPKGEDAKACKSFAKAIIIFLFIAVLNVLNKSGLVTYDLYAFGFANITLIICFYFVITYLNNSPEPTTFMVKLVGVSLVTVLLVLGFVGNITLSLSEEEYDTQKRAEILGSKPFILNKQYDQIAEDIEYIIRKPVDADPFNENLKIEFNRHPDQLNIDKVLSEQKKVRNFTLKELLTEILKKNGRNLKKDIPTPEEEDEALSRFSKTRAYKNLNSSSQINLNRLYRTADKRYTHFDLITKNAKYEVGFSYDEYRKHTHKNTVKLIYIIFSTSLLILIIFPRFFHSSLVKPLNDLLSGVTKVNEGNLDIQVPIKVQDEIGYLAGSFNSMVSSIKEARKDLEDYAVNLEEKVKDRTKEVQEKMDEVQKLKIQQDGDYFLTSLLAKPLFFNANKSKLVPTEFVIHQKKKFEFKSKTADLGGDICITGTLKFGKPDDYKTYIMALNGDAMGKSMQGAGGALVMGVVFNAIMSRSASNKKVLDMKPEEWLTDIYNEVNSVFKSFNGTMVISATVLLIEEKSGEMLYFNAEHPASILYRDGKASFIEQELLLRKLGQESEFSFQVYRYQLEPGDIIILGSDGRDDIDLTPNSGTRTINEDEFAILRIIEKTKGNIFEIEGALKEIGDITDDLSFLRIDFQGQETREEIQNIQEQPVSSKFEEQELEIREDEDALLDITEVYRRSKQLYREGQVNEALTVLTKAHSVEPNNQKLNKLFGLMSFKGKDYATAVEVINHYLQMDPDTEEMWYYLSLSQKKMGRYLSSLEASKRVYQLHPENINNLVNLSDLNRLTGNYEEAKVLSEKALELDPENQNARKILKYLEKI
- a CDS encoding SMP-30/gluconolactonase/LRE family protein, translated to MKKTSIILTVICLSGLTIWVTSAPPSYYEPTGPRFMEKIPEELTKADIGDVISSDVISLVREIPGHDEILPLKGSDKILVSARDEWIWLVDLKTEKAEKLAKSPVSPTGAHIVPGKDDQVYFCMARLDYNSYEKGPGLYSLDLGTKKFSEVVTRVPLTGIMREDGLEIPNSVGNDRVIVYPEPFKETKVTDLTGDGSRQLQFCNDLAVSKDGRHVYITEPFSNPKASSGLGAFAEGITLARNGRVWRYDTISKSIGLVVENIIFADGILIEYDKQGTEVSLLISETVNFRIGRAHLSGPTSGSYDVLWDNLPGLPDGLDRDSSGRIWVALIKDRTGLMTWMHANPWIKPAILRIPAKWLPKSKGTGFFALSPDASKVIAFSHHNGSKVLDISVVVPGGNKLFLPSFYKDNTGIHYLPIDSVISKSNVANTGAGSK
- a CDS encoding M24 family metallopeptidase, which codes for MPIQTQRGFLSKLSSKISRYSSESIKTPSEEEKAGFLKAQRLAYRCVTEIEKEMREGWTEYQTAKRMDMFLRDHGVKVFLHRPFAWFGEHARFDGYKRFTQFHPGKKRLTEDESFILDVSPVVDGYIGDIGYSSSLKRNPELDFGMEYLLKLRKQIPEYFASSLSASEIWWKIDREAKENGFDNVHSLYPFAVLGHRVYKVHLPKVPFPLLPVSFASWFSLQGSFEFLTHKVLPELLTPDHEGDKTGLWAVEPHLGRGKTGFKFEEILVVEKDRAYWLDEEVPHVKRGRKLAVEVM
- a CDS encoding ATP-dependent helicase → MWNEEQLAIIESKANRKQVIAAAGSGKTSTMIGLLEEQERRRTILPQRTLIVTFTNKATDEFRDRTITKHLSNEYRISTFHAFCFQSLRRLHPHFKERGILILTDVEKDKLSRDILNKHKFKIGGIPFSILFSRNGKLFKKEFPEVYESYQNELLEYKQKEQKFEFDDLITTVLSELESGESWTKELTNEFDSVIVDEFQDTDWFQLRILKKMNIENMTIVGDDWQAIYGFRGATPEPFLSFPEHFPDTKVFQLCKNYRSLKGIIDLSVLPILRNKNKITKEVISHRQGEMFYLSLVMEHPKRDRQIIKEKLKTFFDTDPETVLLVRSNFRRREWIESGISPDKVLTIHASKGLEFGTVITDISSGWNLTGESDENDMEEERRILYVALSRAKDKLILLGKEKSESKKGLEDELFRYFPKADTRTKGALRLPFLWGNGKTFGGLAQLVRALP
- a CDS encoding VOC family protein — its product is MKKFSIIIIILVAIVSVWWGITASQSDYHAIENSDFSYATVIINSPDPERLSDFYRNVFGAEKIKSGYEWNLVGSEKDFISLKTPGYREGGPLITIGKIDKSDAKPPLANDLGYAHICFESDNIPGLIKQILKNGGKILSTFEDLEKVPAAYATDPDGNVFEIHLPFPTPLTPKTIYRSLNSLIRTNFKLSPPETDMIRFLHVNINSADWSKTVVFYTKILSTSATGFERDYKGDFIERLTGVSGAKVRGRHVTLPGYSEGGPTFEVFTYNQFSSKGPLNKSEKGRVATGFLVRDLNAAVNKVVQEGGILISQNGNQTALLKDIDGNLLVFAEKK
- a CDS encoding DMT family transporter; this encodes MNWIVLILAGVFEIGWPLGIKLSESSEYKIPWIGFSIFSMIISVFLLWYAQKTIPMGTAYAVWTGIGATGAFLLGIIVFGESSSLWRVLSVSLIVIGVMGLKLTGEH
- a CDS encoding helix-turn-helix transcriptional regulator, which encodes MYATNAMQTDFHEHYAATLAISLDKNISIETKKGKEEYRVALVGPNTYHRTVSPGVRMISLLIDPETYEYGSISDFAKMGEVKRLEVSNFLPLMERLWDLYYGNLSDSEAWELHLELLQCVRPFQNLEKNIDQRIRKIAHKIRTELPDSIRMKEIGKDFSISEDRLIRLFKENLGIPLRRYLLWVRILNAVKHLKEGANLTEVAHASGFSDSAHFSRTFKENFGFTPSVFFGRIKSIEVRFCESD